A single window of Euwallacea similis isolate ESF13 chromosome 25, ESF131.1, whole genome shotgun sequence DNA harbors:
- the LOC136416780 gene encoding putative inorganic phosphate cotransporter isoform X2, with amino-acid sequence MLFRLSRRYKYQPLGTIQTPTVGVRHCQVFILFLLIFLAYGIRVTLSVAIVAMTDPSASINPNVPTYPEWHDKSIVLSAFFWGYVLPQIIAGWLAGRYGSKWFLLGSTGLCGSLCIILPYMAAGLGSKGVMVNRALQGLCQGFLFPNVHNFLSQWVPPDERSRLGTIVYAAGPFGTVVAMLMTGVISASSYGWPLVFYLYGGASMIWCLICLAFTYNSPAVHPKISEAEKYYIEHSLGHSEGKPDYKIPWKSIWTSLPLWAILISHCGQNWGFWTLMTEIPNYMGHVMNFNIKSNSVLSALPYFVLWILSFVMCFISDALISRRVLSISIARKVFNSIGLIIPAVALVFLGFTPADDPNRAVALLVVAVGFNSGVYCGFNVNHVDISPNYAGILMGITNGISNIFGIVAPLLVQFLVPNEENPEQWKIIFFMTAIVYVCADIFYIIFGSGEVQKWNESGDGKEDKSP; translated from the exons ATACAAATACCAACCTTTAGGAACAATTCAAA CTCCTACTGTAGGAGTTCGTCATTGCCAAGTCTTCATACTTTTCCTGCTAATCTTCCTTGCATATGGAATAAGAGTTACCCTCTCAGTGGCCATTGTGGCTATGACAGATCCTTCGGCTAGCATTAACCCAAATGTTCCT acCTATCCAGAATGGCATGACAAAAGCATAGTTCTCTCTGCATTTTTTTGGGGTTACGTCCTTCCTCAAATTATTGCAGGCTGGTTGGCTGGACGATATG GTTCTAAATGGTTTCTCTTGGGTTCAACGGGCCTATGTGGTTCTCTTTGCATAATTCTCCCCTATATGGCTGCTGGACTCGGCTCGAAGGGAGTGATGGTCAACAGAGCTCTTCAGGGCCTTTGCCAAGGGTTCCTCTTCCCCAACGTTCACAACTTTCTAAGTCAATGGGTACCACCAGACGAGCGATCTAGATTAGGAACTATTGTTTATGCAG CTGGTCCGTTTGGAACTGTGGTCGCCATGTTGATGACTGGAGTAATCTCAGCCAGCAGCTATGGTTGGCCTttagtgttttatttatatggtGGAGCTTCTATGATCTGGTGCCTTATCTGCCTGGCTTTTACCTACAATAGCCCAGCAGTCCACCCCAAAATCAGCGAAGCTGAGAAGTATTACATTGAACACAGCTTGGGGCACTCCGAGGGAAAGCCG GATTACAAAATTCCATGGAAGTCCATTTGGACTTCCCTTCCTTTATGGGCTATACTGATTAGTCATTGTGGGCAGAATTGGGGTTTCTGGACTTTGATGACTGAAATTCCCAACTACATGGGACATgtcatgaactttaatataAAGTCT AACAGTGTCTTATCAGCTCTTCCATATTTTGTCTTATGGATCCTCAGCTTCGTCATGTGTTTCATATCAGACGCCTTAATCAGTCGTAGAGTTCTTAGTATTAGTATCGCAAGAAAAGTGTTCAATTCCATAG GATTAATAATTCCTGCTGTCGCTCTGGTGTTCCTTGGATTCACCCCTGCAGACGACCCGAATAGGGCTGTAGCTCTTTTAGTGGTGGCTGTAGGATTCAACTCAGGAGTCTACTGCGGTTTTAATGTAAACCACGTGGATATCTCTCCAAATTATGCAGGAATTCTCATGGGAATTACCAATGggatatcaaatattttcggaATTGTAGCCCCTTTGCTTGTGCAGTTCTTGGTGCCAAACGAA gaaaaccCTGAGCAGTGGAAAATCATCTTCTTCATGACTGCCATTGTTTATGTATGTGccgatatattttatataatttttggatCTGGTGAAGTGCAGAAGTGGAATGAAAGTGGTGATG GTAAAGAAGACAAATCACCTTAA
- the LOC136416780 gene encoding putative inorganic phosphate cotransporter isoform X1, protein MAKEVFELAHIEKQNGVSASKDKDDNAAPTVGVRHCQVFILFLLIFLAYGIRVTLSVAIVAMTDPSASINPNVPTYPEWHDKSIVLSAFFWGYVLPQIIAGWLAGRYGSKWFLLGSTGLCGSLCIILPYMAAGLGSKGVMVNRALQGLCQGFLFPNVHNFLSQWVPPDERSRLGTIVYAAGPFGTVVAMLMTGVISASSYGWPLVFYLYGGASMIWCLICLAFTYNSPAVHPKISEAEKYYIEHSLGHSEGKPDYKIPWKSIWTSLPLWAILISHCGQNWGFWTLMTEIPNYMGHVMNFNIKSNSVLSALPYFVLWILSFVMCFISDALISRRVLSISIARKVFNSIGLIIPAVALVFLGFTPADDPNRAVALLVVAVGFNSGVYCGFNVNHVDISPNYAGILMGITNGISNIFGIVAPLLVQFLVPNEENPEQWKIIFFMTAIVYVCADIFYIIFGSGEVQKWNESGDGKEDKSP, encoded by the exons CTCCTACTGTAGGAGTTCGTCATTGCCAAGTCTTCATACTTTTCCTGCTAATCTTCCTTGCATATGGAATAAGAGTTACCCTCTCAGTGGCCATTGTGGCTATGACAGATCCTTCGGCTAGCATTAACCCAAATGTTCCT acCTATCCAGAATGGCATGACAAAAGCATAGTTCTCTCTGCATTTTTTTGGGGTTACGTCCTTCCTCAAATTATTGCAGGCTGGTTGGCTGGACGATATG GTTCTAAATGGTTTCTCTTGGGTTCAACGGGCCTATGTGGTTCTCTTTGCATAATTCTCCCCTATATGGCTGCTGGACTCGGCTCGAAGGGAGTGATGGTCAACAGAGCTCTTCAGGGCCTTTGCCAAGGGTTCCTCTTCCCCAACGTTCACAACTTTCTAAGTCAATGGGTACCACCAGACGAGCGATCTAGATTAGGAACTATTGTTTATGCAG CTGGTCCGTTTGGAACTGTGGTCGCCATGTTGATGACTGGAGTAATCTCAGCCAGCAGCTATGGTTGGCCTttagtgttttatttatatggtGGAGCTTCTATGATCTGGTGCCTTATCTGCCTGGCTTTTACCTACAATAGCCCAGCAGTCCACCCCAAAATCAGCGAAGCTGAGAAGTATTACATTGAACACAGCTTGGGGCACTCCGAGGGAAAGCCG GATTACAAAATTCCATGGAAGTCCATTTGGACTTCCCTTCCTTTATGGGCTATACTGATTAGTCATTGTGGGCAGAATTGGGGTTTCTGGACTTTGATGACTGAAATTCCCAACTACATGGGACATgtcatgaactttaatataAAGTCT AACAGTGTCTTATCAGCTCTTCCATATTTTGTCTTATGGATCCTCAGCTTCGTCATGTGTTTCATATCAGACGCCTTAATCAGTCGTAGAGTTCTTAGTATTAGTATCGCAAGAAAAGTGTTCAATTCCATAG GATTAATAATTCCTGCTGTCGCTCTGGTGTTCCTTGGATTCACCCCTGCAGACGACCCGAATAGGGCTGTAGCTCTTTTAGTGGTGGCTGTAGGATTCAACTCAGGAGTCTACTGCGGTTTTAATGTAAACCACGTGGATATCTCTCCAAATTATGCAGGAATTCTCATGGGAATTACCAATGggatatcaaatattttcggaATTGTAGCCCCTTTGCTTGTGCAGTTCTTGGTGCCAAACGAA gaaaaccCTGAGCAGTGGAAAATCATCTTCTTCATGACTGCCATTGTTTATGTATGTGccgatatattttatataatttttggatCTGGTGAAGTGCAGAAGTGGAATGAAAGTGGTGATG GTAAAGAAGACAAATCACCTTAA
- the LOC136416780 gene encoding putative inorganic phosphate cotransporter isoform X3, which produces MELVPVRIKMIMQTYPEWHDKSIVLSAFFWGYVLPQIIAGWLAGRYGSKWFLLGSTGLCGSLCIILPYMAAGLGSKGVMVNRALQGLCQGFLFPNVHNFLSQWVPPDERSRLGTIVYAAGPFGTVVAMLMTGVISASSYGWPLVFYLYGGASMIWCLICLAFTYNSPAVHPKISEAEKYYIEHSLGHSEGKPDYKIPWKSIWTSLPLWAILISHCGQNWGFWTLMTEIPNYMGHVMNFNIKSNSVLSALPYFVLWILSFVMCFISDALISRRVLSISIARKVFNSIGLIIPAVALVFLGFTPADDPNRAVALLVVAVGFNSGVYCGFNVNHVDISPNYAGILMGITNGISNIFGIVAPLLVQFLVPNEENPEQWKIIFFMTAIVYVCADIFYIIFGSGEVQKWNESGDGKEDKSP; this is translated from the exons acCTATCCAGAATGGCATGACAAAAGCATAGTTCTCTCTGCATTTTTTTGGGGTTACGTCCTTCCTCAAATTATTGCAGGCTGGTTGGCTGGACGATATG GTTCTAAATGGTTTCTCTTGGGTTCAACGGGCCTATGTGGTTCTCTTTGCATAATTCTCCCCTATATGGCTGCTGGACTCGGCTCGAAGGGAGTGATGGTCAACAGAGCTCTTCAGGGCCTTTGCCAAGGGTTCCTCTTCCCCAACGTTCACAACTTTCTAAGTCAATGGGTACCACCAGACGAGCGATCTAGATTAGGAACTATTGTTTATGCAG CTGGTCCGTTTGGAACTGTGGTCGCCATGTTGATGACTGGAGTAATCTCAGCCAGCAGCTATGGTTGGCCTttagtgttttatttatatggtGGAGCTTCTATGATCTGGTGCCTTATCTGCCTGGCTTTTACCTACAATAGCCCAGCAGTCCACCCCAAAATCAGCGAAGCTGAGAAGTATTACATTGAACACAGCTTGGGGCACTCCGAGGGAAAGCCG GATTACAAAATTCCATGGAAGTCCATTTGGACTTCCCTTCCTTTATGGGCTATACTGATTAGTCATTGTGGGCAGAATTGGGGTTTCTGGACTTTGATGACTGAAATTCCCAACTACATGGGACATgtcatgaactttaatataAAGTCT AACAGTGTCTTATCAGCTCTTCCATATTTTGTCTTATGGATCCTCAGCTTCGTCATGTGTTTCATATCAGACGCCTTAATCAGTCGTAGAGTTCTTAGTATTAGTATCGCAAGAAAAGTGTTCAATTCCATAG GATTAATAATTCCTGCTGTCGCTCTGGTGTTCCTTGGATTCACCCCTGCAGACGACCCGAATAGGGCTGTAGCTCTTTTAGTGGTGGCTGTAGGATTCAACTCAGGAGTCTACTGCGGTTTTAATGTAAACCACGTGGATATCTCTCCAAATTATGCAGGAATTCTCATGGGAATTACCAATGggatatcaaatattttcggaATTGTAGCCCCTTTGCTTGTGCAGTTCTTGGTGCCAAACGAA gaaaaccCTGAGCAGTGGAAAATCATCTTCTTCATGACTGCCATTGTTTATGTATGTGccgatatattttatataatttttggatCTGGTGAAGTGCAGAAGTGGAATGAAAGTGGTGATG GTAAAGAAGACAAATCACCTTAA
- the LOC136416827 gene encoding putative inorganic phosphate cotransporter: MSSLKKVSVIQNRRLEDESKKVNQVTLDSIKDAKKREIYIRGYDKDDKGPKIGKRHIQAFLICMGITIAFAMRNSFSIAIVAMTDKNASPNPNVHTYNWTNKSVILSSFFWGYVCLQVLAGYLANTYGPKNFLIPTFAINSVAFMVIPFAADQWDYTGVIICRVIQGLTQGFVFPSAHTILGKWAPVEERATIGTIVYTGVNIGPILSSLIAGYISSSWIGWPASFYIIGSLGLAWCFLYLFLGFNAPAVHPTITKEERDYIHSSLKESASDEVIPVPWKSILTSLPVFAILVCSMGGAWGYSMMMTEIPIYLAKVMKFEIATNGLASAIPYMASLVAGFIYAPLSDYLIRRGYLSTLNSRRLFQLIGSYGQLICLLLLTYVAKTKTTSVLFLSIGNGLYIAILAGQSINHVDISPRFCGIIQGICNGSSQILSIFAPLLVNFVVQKEEEADQWKIVFLVTTVIYFVCATFFAIFASVTRQPWDGPTTEEPEKIERMKKQSLVSLSGY, translated from the exons ATGTCAAGTTTGAAAAAAGTATCTGTAATTCAGAACAGGAGGTTGGAAgatgaaagtaaaaaagtgaATCAAG TGACTTTGGACTCCATAAAAGATGCtaaaaaaagggaaatttacATTAGGGGATATGATAAAGATGACAAAGGCCCAAAAATAGGAAAGAGACATATCCAAGCCTTTCTGATTTGTATGGGCATTACTATAGCATTCGCAATGAGAAACAGTTTTTCTATAGCTATAGTTGCTATGACTGATAAGAACGCTTCACCAAATCCAAACGTACAT acGTACAACTGGACAAACAAAAGTGTAATACTGTCTTCATTCTTCTGGGGATATGTGTGTCTTCAAGTGTTAGCTGGATATCTAGCTAATACTTATGGTCCCAAAAACTTCTTAATACCTACATTTGCCATCAATTCAGTGGCGTTCATGGTAATTCCTTTCGCAGCTGACCAATGGGACTATACAGGTGTTATCATCTGTAGAGTAATTCAAG GTTTAACCCAAGGATTTGTGTTCCCATCAGCTCATACCATCTTAGGGAAATGGGCTCCAGTTGAAGAGAGAGCCACGATAGGTACAATTGTGTACACAG GGGTCAACATAGGACCCATCCTCTCATCACTGATTGCCGGATATATCTCCTCATCATGGATAGGCTGGCCTGCTTCCTTCTACATCATTGGATCTCTAGGATTAGCTTGGTGTTTCCTGTATCTCTTTTTAGGATTCAACGCCCCAGCAGTGCATCCCACTATCACCAAAGAAGAACGTGACTATATTCACTCTTCTCTGAAAGAAAGCGCAAGTGATGAG GTAATACCAGTCCCATGGAAATCGATTCTAACCAGTCTTCCAGTGTTCGCAATATTAGTATGTAGTATGGGAGGAGCGTGGGGATATTCAATGATGATGACCGAAATTCCGATATATTTAGCGAAAGTTATGAAATTCGAAATTGCAACT AATGGGCTAGCAAGTGCCATTCCTTATATGGCATCACTAGTAGCGGGATTCATATATGCACCTTTATCTGATTACTTGATTAGAAGGGGATACCTTTCTACGCTTAATTCTAGGAGGCTGTTTCAATTAATAG GTTCTTACGGACAGCTCATATGTCTCCTCCTATTGACCTACGTAgccaaaacaaaaacaacttcAGTACTGTTTCTTTCAATTGGAAATGGCTTGTACATTGCAATACTAGCTGGCCAGAGTATAAACCACGTAGATATATCTCCCAGGTTTTGTGGCATTATACAAGGTATATGTAATGGTAGTAGCCAGATTTTGTCAATATTTGCACCACTCCTGGTCAACTTTGTCGTGCAGAAAGAA GAAGAGGCTGATCAATGGAAGATAGTGTTTTTAGTAACAACAGTGATATATTTTGTATGTGCTACATTTTTTGCGATATTTGCCTCTGTAACTAGACAACCATGGGATGGACCTACGACGGAAGAACCAGAAAAGATAGAGCGAATGAAGAAACAATCTCTAGTCAGTCTTTCTGgctattaa
- the LOC136416935 gene encoding uncharacterized protein, whose protein sequence is MMAVFKILAICTILFTIIILNTSALIMCPEDFCANTTCTNVTSCPKGETFGTTVCGCCNTCITEIPKGEPCPKIPIIGVPPTWKCEAGTICRNGICS, encoded by the exons ATGATGGCCGTGTTCAAAATTCTAGCGATTTgcactattttatttactattataATTCTCAATACTTCAGCTCTTATAATGTGCCCAGAGGATTTTTGTGCCAATACAACCTGCACCAACGTCACTTCTTGTCCTAAAGGAGAAACCTTTGGGACTACTGTCTGTGGATGTTGCAATACATGCATTACAGAAATTC CTAAAGGAGAACCCTGCCCAAAGATACCCATTATCGGTGTACCTCCAACGTGGAAGTGTGAAGCAGGAACCATATGTAGGAATGGAATTTGTTCTTAA
- the LOC136416818 gene encoding putative inorganic phosphate cotransporter isoform X2 — MTAYQDVDKNEKQNKAVKHEESGNQNKGPVFGARYIQIMLITYCILVGISTRASFAVQIVAMTAKNASSPNPSIPIYNSWKNSHVVLSSFYWLYVVSNLICGPLEKKFGAKWFFLGALFLNCVAYSFIPVMAQEFGEIGVLICRLVQGLGSGFMYPTQQMLIGVWAPPEERSRAIISVNTGVTVGTMLSSIIPGLLTPTWWGWPSSFYIIGAIGLVWCVLYLLLGHDSPATHPGITPEERRYIQQSLNQDQDINVPVPYMKIITSIRIWAVLVAQIGVAWSNNMALTEYSTYLDKVMKFDIQANGTLSAIPPAVGLITGFIVGPLSDFLINRKYLSTVNARRQFHLTGALGISVSLTTLSYLKQSQQAISIFLMVVVYVSQAAMVCGSGLNMIDLSPRFAGVIFGISNACGQSIALFAPLLVQFVVTKDVK, encoded by the exons ATGACTGCGTATCAGGATGtggacaaaaatgaaaaacaaaataaagcagtAAAACATGAGGAAAGTGGAAATCAAAATAAGG GTCCAGTTTTTGGTGCTCGATACATCCAGATAATGTTGATTACTTATTGTATTTTGGTTGGTATTTCGACCAGGGCCAGTTTTGCTGTTCAAATTGTTGCCATGACTGCGAAAAATGCTTCTTCACCCAATCCAAGTATTCCG atatacaACAGCTGGAAAAACTCCCACGTAGTACTCTCGTCATTCTACTGGCTCTATGTAGTATCAAACTTGATTTGTGGCCCTCTTGAAAAGAAATTCGGAGCAAAATGGTTCTTCCTTGGTGCTCTATTTCTAAACTGCGTCGCATATAGTTTCATCCCTGTTATGGCACAAGAATTTGGAGAAATTGGGGTGCTTATTTGTAGGCTTGTACAAG GGCTTGGTAGTGGTTTCATGTATCCGACTCAACAAATGTTAATAGGAGTCTGGGCACCACCTGAAGAGAGATCCAGGGCGATCATATCCGTAAATACAG GGGTCACAGTAGGAACAATGTTATCTTCAATAATCCCAGGTTTGCTAACCCCAACTTGGTGGGGATGGCCATCTTCGTTTTATATTATCGGGGCGATTGGACTGGTGTGGTGCGTTCTGTATTTGCTACTTGGACATGATAGTCCTGCCACGCATCCAGGTATAACACCAGAAGAACGCAGATATATTCAACAATCACTGAATCAGGATCAAGATATA AATGTTCCAGTTCCGTACATGAAGATCATAACGTCAATTCGAATATGGGCAGTCTTAGTAGCTCAAATCGGTGTCGCTTGGAGCAACAACATGGCTTTAACAGAATACTCAACGTATTTGGACAAAGTAATGAAATTCGATATTCAAGCT AACGGTACTCTCAGTGCTATTCCTCCAGCTGTTGGACTTATTACTGGATTTATCGTTGGACCCTTATCGGATTTCCTGATAAACAGAAAATACCTTTCCACTGTAAATGCCAGGAGACAGTTTCATTTAACAG gaGCTCTAGGTATCTCTGTAAGTTTGACTACCCTTTCCTACTTGAAACAATCTCAGCAGGCCATATCGATTTTTCTTATGGTTGTGGTATATGTTTCCCAAGCTGCAATGGTTTGCGGGAGTGGACTCAACATGATAGACTTGTCACCCAGATTTGCAGGGGTTATTTTTGGAATCTCAAATGCTTGTGGCCAGTCCATTGCGCTGTTTGCACCCCTTTTAGTGCAATTCGTTGTGACAAAAGACGTAA AGTAG
- the LOC136416818 gene encoding putative inorganic phosphate cotransporter isoform X1, translating to MTAYQDVDKNEKQNKAVKHEESGNQNKGPVFGARYIQIMLITYCILVGISTRASFAVQIVAMTAKNASSPNPSIPIYNSWKNSHVVLSSFYWLYVVSNLICGPLEKKFGAKWFFLGALFLNCVAYSFIPVMAQEFGEIGVLICRLVQGLGSGFMYPTQQMLIGVWAPPEERSRAIISVNTGVTVGTMLSSIIPGLLTPTWWGWPSSFYIIGAIGLVWCVLYLLLGHDSPATHPGITPEERRYIQQSLNQDQDINVPVPYMKIITSIRIWAVLVAQIGVAWSNNMALTEYSTYLDKVMKFDIQANGTLSAIPPAVGLITGFIVGPLSDFLINRKYLSTVNARRQFHLTGALGISVSLTTLSYLKQSQQAISIFLMVVVYVSQAAMVCGSGLNMIDLSPRFAGVIFGISNACGQSIALFAPLLVQFVVTKDTDITQWRIVFITSAILVLSSALFFAIFASAERQAWDGPERKTSIGERKKKISVISLSGDMAVISS from the exons ATGACTGCGTATCAGGATGtggacaaaaatgaaaaacaaaataaagcagtAAAACATGAGGAAAGTGGAAATCAAAATAAGG GTCCAGTTTTTGGTGCTCGATACATCCAGATAATGTTGATTACTTATTGTATTTTGGTTGGTATTTCGACCAGGGCCAGTTTTGCTGTTCAAATTGTTGCCATGACTGCGAAAAATGCTTCTTCACCCAATCCAAGTATTCCG atatacaACAGCTGGAAAAACTCCCACGTAGTACTCTCGTCATTCTACTGGCTCTATGTAGTATCAAACTTGATTTGTGGCCCTCTTGAAAAGAAATTCGGAGCAAAATGGTTCTTCCTTGGTGCTCTATTTCTAAACTGCGTCGCATATAGTTTCATCCCTGTTATGGCACAAGAATTTGGAGAAATTGGGGTGCTTATTTGTAGGCTTGTACAAG GGCTTGGTAGTGGTTTCATGTATCCGACTCAACAAATGTTAATAGGAGTCTGGGCACCACCTGAAGAGAGATCCAGGGCGATCATATCCGTAAATACAG GGGTCACAGTAGGAACAATGTTATCTTCAATAATCCCAGGTTTGCTAACCCCAACTTGGTGGGGATGGCCATCTTCGTTTTATATTATCGGGGCGATTGGACTGGTGTGGTGCGTTCTGTATTTGCTACTTGGACATGATAGTCCTGCCACGCATCCAGGTATAACACCAGAAGAACGCAGATATATTCAACAATCACTGAATCAGGATCAAGATATA AATGTTCCAGTTCCGTACATGAAGATCATAACGTCAATTCGAATATGGGCAGTCTTAGTAGCTCAAATCGGTGTCGCTTGGAGCAACAACATGGCTTTAACAGAATACTCAACGTATTTGGACAAAGTAATGAAATTCGATATTCAAGCT AACGGTACTCTCAGTGCTATTCCTCCAGCTGTTGGACTTATTACTGGATTTATCGTTGGACCCTTATCGGATTTCCTGATAAACAGAAAATACCTTTCCACTGTAAATGCCAGGAGACAGTTTCATTTAACAG gaGCTCTAGGTATCTCTGTAAGTTTGACTACCCTTTCCTACTTGAAACAATCTCAGCAGGCCATATCGATTTTTCTTATGGTTGTGGTATATGTTTCCCAAGCTGCAATGGTTTGCGGGAGTGGACTCAACATGATAGACTTGTCACCCAGATTTGCAGGGGTTATTTTTGGAATCTCAAATGCTTGTGGCCAGTCCATTGCGCTGTTTGCACCCCTTTTAGTGCAATTCGTTGTGACAAAAGAC ACCGATATAACACAGTGGAGAATAGTTTTTATCACTTCTGCTATACTGGTATTAAGTTCAGCTTTATTTTTTGCGATATTCGCATCGGCTGAGAGGCAGGCCTGGGATGGACCGGAAAGAAAGACTTCAATTGGCGAGAGGAAGAAAAAGATTTCAGTTATAAGTCTAAGTGGGGACATGGCAGTTATATCTTcgtaa
- the LOC136416837 gene encoding putative inorganic phosphate cotransporter — translation MVIVEKSRKRISVVENRKNIITESLNYDSDNAQIIKGPRFGCRHVQAILWCLGLISAMSTRTNLSVAVVAMTSNSTTPNPDVPYYEWKNTSLLLSSFFWSYITFQILAGYLGKTYGPKYFLLVTFFLNNCACAATPAAAALMGSGGVILCRVIQGFAQGFLYPSIHVMLGTWAPGDERATINNFVCSGAGIGTVFATLGTGYISASWWGWPYSFYILSLFGFAWCVLWLIFGENSPAVHPTITPEEKKYIQSSLKQEDDIHLPIPWKKILTCVPFYAIMVAYIGSIWGYAILMTEGPTYLANVMGFDVKSNAIISSLPVLCGLVMTFITGYMSDFVIQRKYLSTLNCRKICQGIGCYGHALCLLWLSFLSTNEAQQSVIVLILGGTLGPFIMVGSNVNHLDLSPRFSGVLFGLLNAVGQGSSIAAPLFVQLLVPDTTDRNQWRTIFLISVGLYVIGATVFIVFASATRQEWDGPENKEANERKKKISVFSLTSMT, via the exons ATGGTTATTGTTGAAAAGTCTCGAAAACGAATAAGTGTTGTGGAGAACAGAAAGAATATTATAACTGAGAGTCTTAATTATGATAGTGATAATGCCCAAATTATTAAAG GGCCCAGATTTGGATGTAGACACGTTCAGGCAATTCTTTGGTGTCTAGGATTAATATCTGCAATGTCCACAAGGACAAACTTATCAGTGGCTGTTGTAGCTATGACTAGCAATAGTACCACTCCCAACCCAGATGTACCT TATTACGAATGGAAAAATACCAGTTTACTTTTGTCCTCCTTCTTCTGGAGCTATATAACTTTCCAAATCCTAGCCGGATACCTGGGAAAAACCTATGGCCCAAAATACTTCCTCCTAGTAACCTTCTTCTTGAATAATTGTGCTTGCGCAGCTACACCAGCTGCAGCTGCTCTGATGGGATCTGGTGGAGTAATTCTTTGTAGAGTTATACAGGGGTTCGCCCAGGGATTTTTATACCCCTCAATTCACGTTATGCTTGGAACATGGGCCCCTGGTGACGAGAGGGCTACAATTAATAACTTTGTTTGTTCTG GTGCCGGCATTGGTACCGTCTTTGCAACCCTCGGAACTGGTTACATATCAGCAAGTTGGTGGGGTTGGCCCTATTCCTTCTACATCCTCTCTTTATTCGGTTTCGCATGGTGCGTTTTATGGTTGATTTTCGGAGAAAACAGTCCTGCAGTGCACCCCACAATAACACCagaggaaaaaaaatatattcaaagcTCCTTGAAGCAAGAAGATGATATT caTCTACCAATACcttggaagaaaattttaacttgcGTACCTTTTTATGCGATCATGGTAGCTTATATTGGCAGTATTTGGGGTTACGCCATTTTAATGACAGAGGGTCCTACATATTTGGCCAATGTTATGGGATTTGATGTTAAGTCT AACGCTATAATCAGCTCACTACCAGTTCTATGCGGCTTGGTAATGACCTTCATCACTGGGTACATGTCAGACTTTGTTATCCAAAGGAAGTACCTGAGTACTTTGAATTGTCGGAAAATTTGCCAGGGCATTG GATGTTATGGTCATGCTCTGTGCCTTTTGTGGCTTTCGTTCCTTAGTACCAATGAAGCACAGCAATCAGTAATAGTACTGATATTAGGTGGTACCCTAGGTCCCTTTATTATGGTAGGCAGCAACGTCAACCATCTAGATCTTTCTCCAAGGTTCAGTGGAGTACTCTTTGGGTTACTGAATGCTGTTGGTCAAGGATCTTCGATAGCAGCTCCGCTCTTCGTACAATTGCTCGTTCCAGACACT acCGATCGTAATCAGTGGCGGACGATTTTCCTAATTTCAGTAGGGTTGTATGTAATTGGAGCTACAGTGTTCATAGTGTTTGCCTCAGCTACGCGGCAAGAGTGGGATGGACCTGAGAATAAGGAGGCAAATGAaaggaagaagaaaatttctgtGTTCAGTTTGACTTCTATGACTtag